The following DNA comes from Allobranchiibius huperziae.
AGGCGTGTTGGCAAGGGAACTCGGCGGACCAACAAGAACGGGCCCGCTGGGAGAAGCTCCGCGAACTTGGCGAGTCCGCTGTGCACGACGGGCCGTACTGAGGCACGATGGTGGGGTGCGAATGCCGGCGCAGACCCTGCGCGGTGGCCCTCCGGTGGTCATCGCGCACCGTGGCTCAAGCCGTATCGAACCCGAGCACACGCTCGGCGCCTACAAGCGCGCGATCCGCGATGGCGCGGACGGGGTGGAGTGCGACGTACGTCTGACCGCAGACCGTCACCTGGTGTGCGTGCACGACCGCCGGGTCGACCGCACCTCCGACGGCGCGGGCGTGGTGTCCGCCCTCGAACTGGCCGCGCTCGAGGGTCTGGACTGGGGCAGCTGGAAGGCCTCGCACCTGGACGAGGACGAGATGCCGCTGCGGCACAAGGCGCAGATCCTGACCCTGCGCCAGTTGATCCGCACGGTCCAGCGCGCCGAGCGGCAGTTGGACCTGGTCATCGAGACCAAGCACCCCACGCGCTACTCCGGAGACGTCGAGCGCGCACTGGTGGCGCTGCTCGCGGAGTTCGAGTTGCTGCGCCCCGGACGGATCAACGTGCGGCTGATGTCGTTCTCCAGCATGGCGGTTCAGCGGATGGCGCGCCTCGCACCGCACCTGGAGCGGGTGCAGCTGACCGAGCTTCCGACGGCGCTTCGTTTCATGGACGCACTGCCGCCGAACGTGCACATGGTCGGCACCCGGATCGCCGTCGTACGCCGCATCCCCGCCTTCGTGAAGCGCCAGCACAACTACGGCCACCAGGTGCACGTGTGGACGGTCGACGAGCTCGAGGACGTGCACCTGTGTCTGGAGCTCGGGGTGGATGCGATCATCACCAACCGGCCTGCCATGGTGCGCGAGGCCGTTGACGCGGCGTGGTCCACTGGTGTCCTGCAATGAGACCATCGACCGCGATGTGGTCCGGGGACGGGAGGGGACACCGGTGAGCGATGAGCACTGGGTGCAGACCCTCCGGCTTCCGTGGACCATCGACTCGGTGCCCGCGGCGCGCACGGCACTCGTCGAGAGTCTGGGCAGTGGCGGGCTGCCCGAGGAGCTGGTCGGCGAGGCCGAGACGGTCGCCTCCGAGCTCGTCACCAACGCGATCCTGCACGGGAAACCGTTGTACGACAACACTGTCCGGTTGCACTGGCGCGTGCGCGGGGATCGGGTGGAGATCGAGGTCACCGACGGTGGCGGCGTGACCGCTCCGGCCGCGCGCCGGCCCTCCGTCTGGGCGCAGGGCGGACGCGGGCTGCGCATCGTCCGCTCGGTGGCCCACGAATGGGGCGTCAACGAGGAGGACGACCGGGTGACGGTCTGGGCCGCTCTCGGCGGCCCCTCACGCCGCCGGGTCTGACCGGCCCGACAGGCGAGCGCACCGGCTCGTTACAGTCCCGGCCATGGGTAAAGCCTCCCGCCGCAAGGGCGAGCGCACACGTCAGCCGATCGATCCGACGCAGCAGTCACCGGCGTTCGTCCGTCGTCCCTACGATGGGCTGCCGGGGGAGGCCGGCTGGGTCGCGATGCGCGAGATCGTGCCGGCCGCGACCGCCTCGGTGACGTTCACGCTCGACGGGAGGCCCCGGGAGGCGACGGTCGCCTCGGTGCTCCCACTGGCCTGGCCCGGGCTGCACCGTGCCGACGGCACCCTCTTCGTCGCGCTCCAGACCGGCGGTGCGTCCAGCGACCCGAGCCGTGACGTCGCGCAGACCCTGCTCGCCACCGCCGCGCTCGAGCCGGGCGAGCCGCTCACGGCCGCACCGCGTACGACAGCCGGCGGTCCGCGTCTGCAGGACCTGCTCACCAACACCGACTTCGACGTGCAGCTGCACGACGGGTTCGACTTCTGGGTGGAGGGCCAGGAGCTCGACGCGGAGGGGGCGGCGTCCCTGCAGCGGGCGAACGAGGCGATCACTCCGACGGTCGCGCTGTCGTCGGCCGAGCACGCGTACTGGTGCCGCATCGGCGCCCGCACCTATGTGCGCTGGGTGCTCCCGCACGACGAGGACAAGGCGACCGACGCGCTGGCGAGACTGCACGCGGCCGGTGCCAGCAGCCTGGACGAGGGACGGCTGCTCGGTGCGTTCCGTGCCCATGGCCTGCTCGTGCCGGTCTGGGAAGTGGACGCCGAGGCCGAGCCCGCGTCGTTCGACGACGCGTTCGGCGCCTTGGCCGCGCGCTTCGACGACGCGGTGGGCATCGACACCCCGCTGACCGTCGAGGAGCGGCGCGCCCGGTCGGGCATCTCGAGTCGGCAGATCACCCTGCGCTGATCGCTCCGTTCGGCGGGCTGGCTGTCGCCGCAGGGACCGGGCGCGCCCGATCAGATGGGGAGCCAGCCGGGCAGCGATACGCCGGCCAGGTCGAGCACCAGCGTCAGCGCGAAGATCAGGCACACGATCCCGCCCAGGCGTCGGATGAGGACCAGCGAGACGCGTTGCAGCAGCGCGCGACCCAGCACGGCGGCGAGTCCCGACACCACGGCGAGCGCGAGGAACGCGCCGATCCCGACGCTCAGCGGATAGCCGCGGCGGGCGGCGAAGCCTGCGGTGGCCAGCTGCGACAGGTCGCCCCACTCGGCGAGGAAGAGGATCAGGAAGCTGGCGCTGATGGCCCGGAAGCCGATGGCGTCCGCGCGGGCCTTCTCGGAGAACTCCGCCTCTGTCTCGGCCTCCTCCGACGCGGCCTTGGCGGCACCGGCGAGCAGCACGATGCCTGCGACGAGGAAGAGCAGCGCCACAGCGACGTGCACCGGTGTCTTCGGCAGCCGGCCGATGAGCCCGCCGAAGGCGACGGCGATGACGGTCTGGATGAGAAAGGCCGCGCACACCCCGATCCACACCTGCAGCGGGCGGTAGCGGGTGGCGAGGACGAGGGTCGCGATGAAGGTCTTGTCGGGCAGTTCGACGAGGAAGATCGTGACGAAGACCGTGAGCAGCAAGGCGATATCCATGGCGGCGCCAACGCTAACGCGGACTACCCTGCGCACGTGATTCGCAACGAATGGCGAGACCTGTGACGCGCTACGGATTCCTCGGCCCGGTGGGCACGTTCACCCAGGCCGCCCTCGCCGGGTGGCCGGCGGCGAAGGGCCGGGAGCAGACGGCCTTCTCCTCCGTCGACAAGGCGCTCGCGGCGCTGCGAGAGGGGGAGATCGACGCGGCGATGGTGCCGATCGAGAACTCCGTGGAGGGCGGGGTGTCCGCCACACTCGACGCCTTGCACACCGGTGACCCCCTCACGGTCGTCGGTGAGGTGCTGGTGCCGATCACCTTCGTGCTCGCCGTACGCCCGGGCACGACGCGTGACGACGTACGCGCCGTCGGCACCCACCCGCACGGCTGGGCCCAGGTGCGGGGCTGGATGGGCTCGGAACTGCCGGACGCCGTCTACGTGCCGACGCTGTCGACGGCCGCGGCAGCCGCCGACCTCGCAGCGGGACTGGTCGACAGCTATCAGGCCGCGGTGTGCGCGCCGGTCGCCGCGCAGGGCACGGGACTGCAGGTGCTGGCGAGCGATATCGAGGACCGCTCGGGGGCCGTCACCCGGTTCGTGCTCGCCGCGCGACCGGGCGAGCTGCCCGAGCCCACGGGAGCGGACAAGACGACCGTCGTGGTCTACCAGTACGACGACCACGCCGGCGGTCTGTTGGAGTTGCTGGAGCAGTTCGCGGCCAGGGGCATCAACATCTCGCGCCTCGAGTCACGTCCGACCGGGGACGTGATGGGCCGCTACTGCTTCTCGATCGACTTCGAGGGGCACGTGCGCGACGCCCGGGTCGGCGAGGCACTGACCGGGCTGCGCCGGGTGGCCGCCGATGTCCGCTTCCTCGGCTCCTATCCGCGCGCCGACGGCCAGCAGGCGAGCATCCAGCTCACCGCCACCGACGACGCCTTCGCAGACGCCGACCGCTGGCTGGCAGACCTGCGCGGCGAGCGCACACACTGACGCAGTAAGGGCCGAGGGACGCAGGTAGACCTGCGTCCCTCGGCTCTATCTGTGACACCGTCGAGCGACGGTGCCGGACTCAAGCGGTCTCGGCCGCCTGCTCGCCCTCGCCGGGCGTGTGGAAGTCCTTCGTGCGGATCAGGAGGAACGACGCCACCGCCGCCACCAGGGTCATGATCCCGGCGATCAGCAGGATGCGGTCCAGCGCCGTGGTGAATCCCGCGGCGGCCAGGTGCTGCGCGATCGGCACCTGCGACTTCGGCAGCTTCGCCAGCGCGGCCGACACCTGACCGGACTGCACGGCGGACGCGAGTGACCCGCTGCGCCCCGCCAGTGGACCGCCCGCGGCAGCGGCGCGGATCGCGTCGTCGAGCCGGGAGGCGAAGAGGGTGCCGAGCAGGGCGATACCGGTGGCGATGCCGACCTGACGGAAGGTGCTGTTGATGCCCGACGCCATCCCGGCGAGGCGGGGCGAGACCACGCCGACGGCGGTCGAGGCGAGCGGCGGGTTGACCATGCCGATGCCGATCCCCGCGACGATCATGCCCGGGATGAGGTGGGTCCACTCACTCGAGGCGTCGATGCCGCGCATGAGCAGGAGCCCGATGCCGATGAGCGCAAGGCCCGGTCCGATGAGGAACCGGACCGGCAGGTGCGAGCTCATGCGTCCGGAGACGGTGGCTACCACGAGGATCGCGCCGGACAGCACCAGCAGCCGCAGGCCGGTGCCCAGGGCGCTGAAGCGCAGCACGTCCTGCAGGTAGAGCGTGAGGTAGAGCAGCATCGAGAAGATGCCCGCGCTGATCCCGAACGCCGCGATCGCACCACCGGAGAAGGTCGGCAGTCGGAAGAGGCTCAGATCGAGCATCGGCTTGCTGGAACGCAGTTCGAGCACCACGAACAGCGCCATCAGGACGACCGCGGCGGCGAAGCAGCCCACCACGACACTGTCGGTGAAGCTGGTGCGGCCGGACTCGATGAGCGCGTACACCAACGAGCTCAGCGACGCGGTGAAGAGCACGAACCCGATCCAGTCCGGGCGCTTCGCCTTCGGGTTGCGCGACTCGGCCACTCGCCAGATCGTGATGGCCAGGGCCGCCGCGCCGACCGGGATGTTGACGAAGAAGATCCACCGCCACGACAGGCTGGAGACGAGCAGTCCGCCGAAGACCGGACCGATGGCGACGGCGACGCCGGTGATGGCGCCCCAGATGCCGAACGCCGTGCCGCGGTCCTTGCCGTGGAACGCACTCGCGAGCAGCGCGAGGGAGACGGTGAACATCACGGCACCGCCGACGCCCTGCAGGCCTCGGCTCAGCTGCAGCATCAGGGTGCTCTGGGAGGCGCCGCACAGTGCGGACGCCGCGGTGAAGAGGAGCAGGCCGACGATGTACAGCCGGCGGCGGCCGAAGATGTCGGCCAGGGAGCCCGCGGTGAGCAGCAGTGAGGCGAGCGTGAGCGCGTACGCGTCGATGACCCACTGCAGATCGGAGAAGCTGGAGCCCAGGGAGGACTGGATGTCCGGCAGCGCCACGTTGACGATGGTCACGTCGAGCAACAGCATGAACGTGCCGAAGCACACGGCTGCGAGTGTCCACCACTTGCCGTTCCCGGGGGCGGTGGTCTCCGCGTGCCGAGCTTCGTCGGGCGCTGAGGGAGAGCTGTCGGAGTCGGTGGAGTGGGCCAGGTGGGCCGGGTGTCCCTTCGCCGGCCCTGCATCGGTCGCTGTGGCGTCCGTGGCGTCGGTGGTGTCCGTGGCGGCCAGATGCGCGGGGTGGTAGGCGCCGGGCGGCGCGGCGTCGGCACGTGGGGTGCTCATGAGGTGCTCCTTGGTCGGCTGGCGGTGCCGACGCGTGCGCTGGGTGCGGTACATCGGCTTGGTATCGATCATCCGCCCGACCGGTGACAGGCCCACGCTCACGAGGGAGGACTGTGAGGATTTCTGCTACACAAGATCGTGTGAGCGTGGAATCTGCCACTTTGGACGTCCTGGACAGGGCACTCGTTCGGTGCCTTCAGCTGGCGCCGCGCGCGGCGTTCAGCCTGTACGCCGCAGTGCTGGACACCTCCGAGCAGACGGTCGCGCGCCGCTATCGACGCCTGCGCGGCGAAGGGGTCGTGCGCGTGACCGCGGTGCTGAGCACGGAGGCGCTGGGACAGAGCAACTGGGTCGTGCGCATCCAGTGCAAACCGAGCGGAACGGCGGCGCTCGCCCAGGCGCTCGCGAAACGCGCCGATGTCGGCTGGGTGTCGATCAGCGGGGGAGCCGCCGAAGTGGTCTGCGTCGTGCGTTCGCGCACCGCCCAGGCGCGGGAGGATCTCCTGCTGGAGCGCCTGGCCCAGACGGCGCCCGTGCTCGGAGTGACCGCTGCCATGACGTTGCACCCGTTCCTCGCCGGTCGCGCCGACGACTGGGCGGGGCTCGAACACGAGCTGACGCCGGACCAGGAACGCCGACTGCGCGCGTCCGTCGGTGGTGACGAGCAGACCGTCGCGCCGGCTGCGGTCACCCAGCTCGACCCGGGCGATCAGGCGATCCTGGACCGGTTGGTGATCGACGGCCGGTCGACGTACGCCCAGCTCGCGGCGGCCGGCGGCATGACGGAGGGGCGGGCGGCGCGTCGGCTGCATGTCCTGCTCGACCGCGGACTGGCTCACCTGGACGTCGACATCTCCGCCGAGGCCTTCGGGTGGGGGGTGTCGGCGCAGCTGTGGATGACGGCGGCGCCGGCGGACCTGGAGGCGTGCGGGCAGGCGTTGGCCCGCATCCCCGGCGTCACCTTCGCGGCCGCGATCACCGGCCCGCACAATCTGATGGCTGCGGTGGTGTGCCGTGATCACGAGGATCTCTACCGGCTCGTGACGCAACAGGTCGGGGCCGTGCCGGGCATCGCCACGTTGGAGGTCTCGCCCCGGATGCGGACGGTCAAGCAGGCCGGCGCGCTCGTCGAGCGCAGCCGGCTCGCGAACTGAGGCCTAGCTCCTGCGGGTCCGGGGGACCCGGACCGTCGCCGCCAGGGGATCGACGGCGACCCGGACGGCGTACGCGCGTTGCAGCACGTCGCCGTCGACCTCGACCATGGCCGGTTCGGCGCACCGGACCTCGATGCTGGAGGAACGCAGCCGGCCGATCGTGCGGGTCTCGCGGCTGGAGCCCACCGCCACCTGGCCGATGAGCGGCAGCCAGCCACGCAGGCCGGAGGGTCGCAGCACCGCGGTGTCGAGGATGCCGTCGTCGATGACCGCATCGGGCATCAGGTGCATGCCGCCGGTCAGCAACCCGCAGTTGCCGATGAGCACACTGGACATGCGCTCCGGCGGGCCCGCCGCGGCGCCGTCGAGCGCGATCGTGGCCTGCATCCGGTCGTGCGCGATGTAGCGGATCCCCGCCGCGGGGTAGGCCAGCCAGCCGACCCGGTCCTTCAGGGTGTCGTCGGCGGCGGCGAGGATCTCGGCGTCGAGGCCGATCCCGGTCATCACCAGCCCGACCTCGGGCTCGGTCCACACCCCGTCGCCGTCGACGTCCAACTGCACCATCGACAGATCGATCCTGCGGTCCCGCCCCGACAGCGCGACCCGCAGCCCGTCGGCGAACCGGTGGTGCGGGAGCTTGAGGTTGCGGGCGAGCAGGTTGCCGGTGCCCGCGGCGAGGATCCCGAGCGGCATCCCGGAGTCGGCCAGGCCCTGAGCCACACACCGCTGGGTGCCGTCGCCGCCGAGCGCGCACACCAGGTCCACGCCCTTGGCCAGCGCTTCACGCGCCTGGCCGGCGCCAGGGTCCTCGACCGTGGTCTCGAGCCAGAGGGGCTCGGCCCAGCCGTAGTCGTGGAAGATGTGCTCGAGCAGCACCTTCAGCTGGTCCAACCGCCGGAACTTGCTGGGGTTGACGACGACCGCGCCTTGTCGCACGTGTCAGCCTCTTCCATCGTCTCGGTAGTTGAGGGGAAACCTACCCGAGCGTCGGTCCGACCGGGTCGGCTGGACGAAACGGGTTGGGAGCGCGGATCGGTACGCCAGTAGCCTGACCCGCGTGATCGACATCAAACTGCTGCGGGACGACCCCGACCTGGTGCGCGCCAGCCAACGCGCCCGGGGCGACGACGAAGGACTGGTCGACGAGGTGCTGGGCGCCGACGAGCGCCGGCGGTCCACACTGCAGGAGTTCGAGGCGGCCCGCGCCGAGCAGAAGAGCGTCAGCAAGGACGTCGGCAAGGCGATGGGCGCGCTCGGCGCCGCCCGCAAACAGGGCGGCGACACCGCCGAACTGGAGGCCGCCGCCAACCAGGCGCGCGAGCGCGCAGGGGCGCTCAGCGAGCGGGTCAAGGCGCTCGAGGCCGCAGCGGGCGAGGCGGGCTCGGCGTACGAGCAGGGGTTGCGCAAGATCGGCAACATCATCATCGACGGCGTGCCGGCCGGTGGCGAGGACAACTTCACCGTCCGCGAGGTCGACGGTGACCCCACGACGTTCGACTTCGAGCCGCTGGACCATCTGGAGCTCGGTGAGCGCCTGGGCGCCATCGACATGGAACGCGGCGCCAAGGTCGGCGGCTCGCGCTTCTACTTCCTGACCGGCGTCGGCGCGCAGCTCGAGCTGGCGCTGCTCAACATGGGGATCGCGCAGGCGGTGCACCACGGGTTCACCCCGATGATCACCCCGACCCTGGTCAAGGCCGACGTGATGCAGGGCGCGGGGTTCCTCGACGCCCACGCCGACGAGGTCTACCGCCTGGAGGCCGACGACCTCTACCTGACCGGCACCTCGGAGGTCGCGCTCGCCGGCTATCACGCGGGGGAGATCCTCGACCTGTCCGACGGCCCCAAGCGGTACGCCGGGTGGTCGGCCTGCTACCGGCGCGAGGCCGGGTCCTACGGCAAGGACACCCGCGGCATCGTGCGGGTGCATCAGTTCCACAAGGTGGAGATGTTCTCCTACTGCGCGCCGCAGGACGCGGAGCAGGAGCACGAGCGGCTGCTGATGTGGGAGCGGGACATGCTCGCCAAGATCGAGGTGCCCTACCGGATCATCGACACCGCGGCCGGTGACCTCGGCAACCCGGCGGCGCGCAAGTTCGACTGCGAGGCCTGGGTGCCGACGCAGAAGCGCTACCGCGAGCTGACGTCGACCTCCAATTGCACGACGTACCAGGCACGCCGGCTCAACACCCGCTACCGCACGCCAGAGGGCCGCACCGAGACGGTCGCCACGCTCAACGGCACCCTGGCCACGACCCGCTGGCTGGTCGCGATCCTGGAGAACCACCAGCAGGCCGACGGTTCCGTCGTGGTGCCGCACGCGTTGCAGCCCTTCCTCGGGCTCGAGGTGCTGCGGCCGGTCTGACAGGCGTCCTCGTTACCCTCGTTCGCGTGACGGACGAGGGCAGCACGCGCAAGGACGCAGCACCGCAGGTCGATCCCGACAGCACGACGGTCGCTGCGGACGACGAGCAGGCGGCTCCGGCCGGCCGCAACATCGGGTCGTGGCTGCTGGTGCCCGTCGCGGTGGTGATGGTGCTGCTGTGCTGGGGCCAGTGGGCCGTGGTCGCCTTCCATCTGAACGGCGTGTTCTCCGGCAACCTGTTCCACATCCGCCTCAACGGATTCGGCGACCTCGGCACCGACGTGGCAGATGCGCCACCCGTTCCTGGTCACGCGTCGAGCCTCGGCGGGTGGCTGGTGTGCATCTGCGCGGCGGTGCTCCTGGTGGCCGGTGTGCTGCGCGGACTGCGCAGATTCGCCGGTCCGGCCGGCATCGCTGCAGTGGTCGCGGCGCTCGCCCAGATCGCCGTCGTCATCTACTCGGCCGTCGTCGTCAATTCCCAGTCGGGTGGCTTCTACAGCAAGCTGGCGAGCAACGCCAAGGCTTCCGGTATCACTGTGACGTTCTCGGTCGGCTGGGGACTGTGGCTGGAACTGCTGCTGGGCTTCCTGGCTCTCGCGCTCGCCGTCGGTGTGCTGGTGCGCGAACGCAACGCCGACGTGTTGCGAATCAGGTTGTGAGGAGAAGCGGTTCGCGCTCCGTAGGGTGGGCCATATGCCGCTGCTGATCGCTCTGGACATCGACGGCACCACCGTGCACCACGACGGCTCGCTGTCGCCCGTCGTGGGCGATGCCGTCGCCCGGGTGCGCGACGCCGGACACCACGTCGTCCTGGCCACCGGCCGCTCCCTCATCGGCACGGTGCCGATCGCGAACGAGCTGGGCCTCGGCCCGGCGTACGCCGTGTGCTCCAACGGCGCGGTCACGATCACCCTCGACGGGCGCGGCGGTTACGACGTCGTCGAGGCGGTGACCTTCGACCCGGCGCGGGCACTCGCGGCCCTGGAGGGGCAGTGGACCGACGGGGTCGTCGCGAGCGAGCAACTCGGCGTCGGATATCTGGTGAGTGCGCCGTTCCCCGAGGGCGAGCTGCTGGGGGAGCAGCGCGTCGCGTCGTGGGACGAGCTGCTGCACACCCGGACGACGCGCGTGACGTTCCGCTCGCCGACCGGCACGTCGGAGGACTTCGTGGCGCTGGCCGACCGCCTCGGCCTGCACGGGGTCAACTACGCGATCGGCTTCACCGCGTGGCTGGACATCAACCCCGAGGGCGTCTCCAAGGCATCGGCGCTGGAGCAGGTGCGCCGCACGCTCGGCGTCGAGCCGATGGACACCATCGCCGTCGGCGACCACTACAACGACGTGCAGATGCTCACCTGGGCGGCGCGCGGGGTCGCGATGGGGCAGGCGCCCGACGAGGTCCGGGCCGCGGCCGACGAGGTCACCGGCACGGTCGACGACGACGGTCTGGCGGCGGTGCTGCTCTCCCTGCTCTGAACACCGGCGTCATGTCGACCGGGTAAGAGTCAGGTGCGTGACGCCGCTGGGCGTGCTGACGGCCTCGATGTCGAAGCGTTCCTCCAGCCCTTCGAGACCGTCCCACAACCGCACGCCGCGGCCCAGGACGATGGGGACCAGGGCGAGGTGCAACTCGTCGATGAGGTCGGCGGCCAGGAAGTCACGCACGGTCGAGGGCCCGCCGCCGATGCGCACGTCGAGTCCGCCGGCCGCCTCGCGCGCGACCTCGAGCGCCTCCGCCGGCGAGGCGTCCAGGAAGTGGAAGGACGTCCCGCCCTGCATCGTGAGATCCGGCCGCAGATGGTGGGTCAGCACGAAGACGGGCGTGTGGAACGGCGGGTCCTCGCCCCACCAGCCCTTCCAGTCCTCGTCCTGCCATGGACCGCGTTGAGGTCCGAACTTGTTGCGCCCCATGATCTCCGCGCCGATGCCCGTCTGCCAGCGGGAGGCCATCGCCTCGTCGACGCCGCCGCTGCCGCCCTCTGCGCCCTGCATGCCGCGGAAGGTGCGGGTGCCGAGCGCCCACTGCATCAAGCGCATCGACGCATGGCCGAACGGCGTCTCCAGGGTCTGCCCCTCGCCGGTGGCGAAACCGTCGAGCGACACGGCGAAGTTGTGGACTCGGACCTTCGACATGGGGTGCACCTCCGTGGTGATCGTCGAGGCACCCGACCGTATCGGTGGGCGCTACCGGAACTGTCCGGAGTGTGCTCCCCACCACCGACAACCATCTGTCGGCCACATCCTCAGGGGCGGACGTTCCTCAGGTCGTCGAGCAGGCCGGCGTGGGTCGGGCGCCACCCGAGGACGGCGCGGGTGTGCGCGCTGGACGCCGGCTGGTCCATCGCGAAGATCACGCCGAAGGGGCCGAACGTCTCCTGCGGCACGGACTCGACGGGCAGGTCCAGTTGCCGGCCGATGACCGTGGCGATGTCCCGCACCGCGTCGCCCTCGTCGGCCACGGCGTGCCAGGCCGTGCCGGGCTCAGCCGACTCCAGGGCGAGCCGGAAGAGTGCCGCCGCATCGAGCGCGTGCACGGCCGGCCACCGCTGGGTGCCATCGCCGGGGTAGCCGGACACGCCGCTACGGCGCGCGGTGTCGGTCAGCAGTCCGGCGAAACCGCCCTTGCCCTCGTTGTGGACCGTGCGCGGCATCCGGACGGCCGTGCTCCG
Coding sequences within:
- a CDS encoding HAD family hydrolase; protein product: MPLLIALDIDGTTVHHDGSLSPVVGDAVARVRDAGHHVVLATGRSLIGTVPIANELGLGPAYAVCSNGAVTITLDGRGGYDVVEAVTFDPARALAALEGQWTDGVVASEQLGVGYLVSAPFPEGELLGEQRVASWDELLHTRTTRVTFRSPTGTSEDFVALADRLGLHGVNYAIGFTAWLDINPEGVSKASALEQVRRTLGVEPMDTIAVGDHYNDVQMLTWAARGVAMGQAPDEVRAAADEVTGTVDDDGLAAVLLSLL
- a CDS encoding TMEM165/GDT1 family protein, with the protein product MDIALLLTVFVTIFLVELPDKTFIATLVLATRYRPLQVWIGVCAAFLIQTVIAVAFGGLIGRLPKTPVHVAVALLFLVAGIVLLAGAAKAASEEAETEAEFSEKARADAIGFRAISASFLILFLAEWGDLSQLATAGFAARRGYPLSVGIGAFLALAVVSGLAAVLGRALLQRVSLVLIRRLGGIVCLIFALTLVLDLAGVSLPGWLPI
- a CDS encoding MFS transporter gives rise to the protein MSTPRADAAPPGAYHPAHLAATDTTDATDATATDAGPAKGHPAHLAHSTDSDSSPSAPDEARHAETTAPGNGKWWTLAAVCFGTFMLLLDVTIVNVALPDIQSSLGSSFSDLQWVIDAYALTLASLLLTAGSLADIFGRRRLYIVGLLLFTAASALCGASQSTLMLQLSRGLQGVGGAVMFTVSLALLASAFHGKDRGTAFGIWGAITGVAVAIGPVFGGLLVSSLSWRWIFFVNIPVGAAALAITIWRVAESRNPKAKRPDWIGFVLFTASLSSLVYALIESGRTSFTDSVVVGCFAAAVVLMALFVVLELRSSKPMLDLSLFRLPTFSGGAIAAFGISAGIFSMLLYLTLYLQDVLRFSALGTGLRLLVLSGAILVVATVSGRMSSHLPVRFLIGPGLALIGIGLLLMRGIDASSEWTHLIPGMIVAGIGIGMVNPPLASTAVGVVSPRLAGMASGINSTFRQVGIATGIALLGTLFASRLDDAIRAAAAGGPLAGRSGSLASAVQSGQVSAALAKLPKSQVPIAQHLAAAGFTTALDRILLIAGIMTLVAAVASFLLIRTKDFHTPGEGEQAAETA
- a CDS encoding Lrp/AsnC ligand binding domain-containing protein, translating into MSVESATLDVLDRALVRCLQLAPRAAFSLYAAVLDTSEQTVARRYRRLRGEGVVRVTAVLSTEALGQSNWVVRIQCKPSGTAALAQALAKRADVGWVSISGGAAEVVCVVRSRTAQAREDLLLERLAQTAPVLGVTAAMTLHPFLAGRADDWAGLEHELTPDQERRLRASVGGDEQTVAPAAVTQLDPGDQAILDRLVIDGRSTYAQLAAAGGMTEGRAARRLHVLLDRGLAHLDVDISAEAFGWGVSAQLWMTAAPADLEACGQALARIPGVTFAAAITGPHNLMAAVVCRDHEDLYRLVTQQVGAVPGIATLEVSPRMRTVKQAGALVERSRLAN
- a CDS encoding DUF5926 family protein, with product MGKASRRKGERTRQPIDPTQQSPAFVRRPYDGLPGEAGWVAMREIVPAATASVTFTLDGRPREATVASVLPLAWPGLHRADGTLFVALQTGGASSDPSRDVAQTLLATAALEPGEPLTAAPRTTAGGPRLQDLLTNTDFDVQLHDGFDFWVEGQELDAEGAASLQRANEAITPTVALSSAEHAYWCRIGARTYVRWVLPHDEDKATDALARLHAAGASSLDEGRLLGAFRAHGLLVPVWEVDAEAEPASFDDAFGALAARFDDAVGIDTPLTVEERRARSGISSRQITLR
- the pheA gene encoding prephenate dehydratase; the encoded protein is MARPVTRYGFLGPVGTFTQAALAGWPAAKGREQTAFSSVDKALAALREGEIDAAMVPIENSVEGGVSATLDALHTGDPLTVVGEVLVPITFVLAVRPGTTRDDVRAVGTHPHGWAQVRGWMGSELPDAVYVPTLSTAAAAADLAAGLVDSYQAAVCAPVAAQGTGLQVLASDIEDRSGAVTRFVLAARPGELPEPTGADKTTVVVYQYDDHAGGLLELLEQFAARGINISRLESRPTGDVMGRYCFSIDFEGHVRDARVGEALTGLRRVAADVRFLGSYPRADGQQASIQLTATDDAFADADRWLADLRGERTH
- the serS gene encoding serine--tRNA ligase, with protein sequence MIDIKLLRDDPDLVRASQRARGDDEGLVDEVLGADERRRSTLQEFEAARAEQKSVSKDVGKAMGALGAARKQGGDTAELEAAANQARERAGALSERVKALEAAAGEAGSAYEQGLRKIGNIIIDGVPAGGEDNFTVREVDGDPTTFDFEPLDHLELGERLGAIDMERGAKVGGSRFYFLTGVGAQLELALLNMGIAQAVHHGFTPMITPTLVKADVMQGAGFLDAHADEVYRLEADDLYLTGTSEVALAGYHAGEILDLSDGPKRYAGWSACYRREAGSYGKDTRGIVRVHQFHKVEMFSYCAPQDAEQEHERLLMWERDMLAKIEVPYRIIDTAAGDLGNPAARKFDCEAWVPTQKRYRELTSTSNCTTYQARRLNTRYRTPEGRTETVATLNGTLATTRWLVAILENHQQADGSVVVPHALQPFLGLEVLRPV
- a CDS encoding diacylglycerol kinase family protein, whose translation is MRQGAVVVNPSKFRRLDQLKVLLEHIFHDYGWAEPLWLETTVEDPGAGQAREALAKGVDLVCALGGDGTQRCVAQGLADSGMPLGILAAGTGNLLARNLKLPHHRFADGLRVALSGRDRRIDLSMVQLDVDGDGVWTEPEVGLVMTGIGLDAEILAAADDTLKDRVGWLAYPAAGIRYIAHDRMQATIALDGAAAGPPERMSSVLIGNCGLLTGGMHLMPDAVIDDGILDTAVLRPSGLRGWLPLIGQVAVGSSRETRTIGRLRSSSIEVRCAEPAMVEVDGDVLQRAYAVRVAVDPLAATVRVPRTRRS
- a CDS encoding ATP-binding protein, translated to MSDEHWVQTLRLPWTIDSVPAARTALVESLGSGGLPEELVGEAETVASELVTNAILHGKPLYDNTVRLHWRVRGDRVEIEVTDGGGVTAPAARRPSVWAQGGRGLRIVRSVAHEWGVNEEDDRVTVWAALGGPSRRRV
- a CDS encoding glycerophosphodiester phosphodiesterase family protein produces the protein MPAQTLRGGPPVVIAHRGSSRIEPEHTLGAYKRAIRDGADGVECDVRLTADRHLVCVHDRRVDRTSDGAGVVSALELAALEGLDWGSWKASHLDEDEMPLRHKAQILTLRQLIRTVQRAERQLDLVIETKHPTRYSGDVERALVALLAEFELLRPGRINVRLMSFSSMAVQRMARLAPHLERVQLTELPTALRFMDALPPNVHMVGTRIAVVRRIPAFVKRQHNYGHQVHVWTVDELEDVHLCLELGVDAIITNRPAMVREAVDAAWSTGVLQ